A single genomic interval of Candidatus Nezhaarchaeota archaeon harbors:
- a CDS encoding TATA-box-binding protein, with protein sequence MQQRPRYRIENVVASVTLDQTLDLNAIASAVPTAEYNPEQFPGLIFRLDRPKTATLIFSSGKMVCTGAKSEKEVYKAVKKIVQELKSRKIVILKEPKIQIQNIVASADLFAEINLEKAAYLLEDAMYEPEQFPGLIYRMEDLGVVLLLFSSGKMVCTGAKSEEHVKQAVDRIYEKLKGLGVLYISSGAAV encoded by the coding sequence TTGCAGCAAAGGCCCCGGTACCGCATCGAGAACGTAGTAGCCTCCGTTACCCTAGATCAAACCCTAGACCTGAACGCTATAGCTAGCGCTGTGCCCACGGCTGAGTATAACCCTGAGCAGTTCCCCGGGCTTATCTTCAGGCTCGATAGGCCGAAGACGGCCACCCTCATCTTCAGCTCGGGGAAGATGGTTTGTACCGGGGCTAAGAGCGAGAAGGAGGTCTACAAGGCGGTCAAGAAGATAGTCCAAGAGCTTAAGTCGCGCAAGATAGTGATACTGAAGGAGCCGAAGATACAGATTCAGAACATAGTGGCCTCCGCGGACCTCTTCGCGGAGATAAACCTTGAGAAGGCAGCGTACCTACTGGAGGACGCTATGTACGAGCCTGAGCAGTTCCCAGGCCTAATCTATAGGATGGAGGATCTAGGCGTAGTCCTCCTCCTCTTCAGCTCGGGGAAGATGGTTTGTACCGGGGCTAAGAGCGAGGAGCACGTTAAGCAGGCTGTCGATAGGATCTACGA
- a CDS encoding signal peptidase I: MRSRLRAVVATVAIMAVVVALLALLGMEQIPLPVRMYYVPSRSMEPTLSVGDLVIAVPVSPREVSCGPQGDVIIYRRPDGSRIIHRAIACVEVGGRRFFLTKGDNNLFYDQNPLDPSTWLPEELVIAKLALRIPLVGYIPMLFERLRLFLLPVLLALIAYFVYSSLSPSRSNERRHV; the protein is encoded by the coding sequence TTGAGGAGCAGGCTTAGGGCGGTCGTGGCCACGGTAGCCATCATGGCCGTAGTGGTGGCCCTCCTCGCCCTACTGGGGATGGAGCAGATCCCCCTCCCCGTCCGCATGTACTACGTCCCGTCTAGGAGCATGGAGCCGACGCTAAGCGTAGGAGACTTAGTCATAGCCGTCCCAGTTAGCCCTCGCGAAGTAAGCTGCGGGCCTCAGGGGGACGTAATTATCTACAGGAGGCCCGACGGGAGCCGGATCATCCACCGGGCTATAGCCTGCGTAGAAGTGGGCGGTAGGCGCTTCTTCTTAACGAAGGGGGACAACAACCTCTTCTACGACCAAAACCCGCTGGACCCCTCGACGTGGCTCCCCGAGGAGCTAGTTATAGCTAAGCTAGCGCTACGCATCCCCCTCGTCGGCTACATACCCATGCTCTTCGAGAGGCTCAGGCTCTTCCTACTGCCAGTCCTCCTAGCCCTCATAGCCTACTTCGTGTACTCCTCGCTCTCTCCCTCTCGAAGCAACGAGCGTAGGCACGTCTAG